From Microtus pennsylvanicus isolate mMicPen1 chromosome 10, mMicPen1.hap1, whole genome shotgun sequence, one genomic window encodes:
- the LOC142858131 gene encoding flavin-containing monooxygenase 5-like — protein MTVKKIAVIGAGVSGLGAIKTCLEAELEPTCFEKSNDIGGLWKYKEIPENGRLGIYKSLTCNTSKEMTAFSDYPIPDHYPNYMHNSKLMEYLRMYAKHFGLMKHIQFQTKVCTVRKRPDFSSSGQWDVVVEADGAQKTYIFDGIMVCSGHYTEKHIPLQDFAGITQFQGRYFHTWEYKHPGNLEGKRVVVVGIGNSGADVASEISRVAEQVFLSTRRGAWIWNRVWDNGNPMDATLFTRYNRAVQKISPKFLINRQIENKLNLRFDHANYGLKPQHRILDHRTVFSDDLPNRIIIGKVQIKPNVKEFTSTSVIFEDGTEETVDVVIFATGYTLSFPFLHDEPTVVDSQYSMFKFVFPPGLEKPTLAFIGIIQPAGAIIPTSELQSRWVVQVFTGLKKLPSKKDMMADINRKRRKIAKDFRKSPKDFRHVQFIDYMDEIASELGVKPNLLSLFLWDTKLAKEIFCGPCTSYQYRLQGPGKWAGARAAILTQRERMLKPLRTRALKPSQASLSRLFWVKSIGVVFFFFVSLLAIVQITSR, from the exons ATGACGGTAAAAAAAATTGCAGTGATTGGGGCTGGAGTCAGCGGACTGGGCGCCATTAAGACCTGTTTGGAGGCAGAACTAGAACCTACGTGTTTTGAAAAGAGCAATGACATCGGAGGGCTGTGGAAATATAAg gagataccagaaaatggaaggcttGGGATATACAAATCTTTGACCTGCAATACGTCCAAGGAGATGACAGCCTTCAGTGACTACCCCATCCCCGACCATTACCCCAACTACATGCACAACTCCAAATTGATGGAGTATCTCAGGATGTACGCCAAGCACTTCGGGCTCATGAAACACATCCAGTTCCAG ACAAAGGTGTGCACAGTGAGGAAACGCCCTGATTTTTCATCCTCTGGCCAGTGGGACGTTGTGGTGGAAGCTGATGGTGCGCAGAAAACATACATCTTTGATGGGATAATGGTCTGCAGTGGCCACTACACTGAGAAGCATATTCCTCTACAGGATTTTGCAG GAATCACCCAGTTCCAAGGCCGCTATTTCCACACCTGGGAATACAAGCACCCAGGCAACTTGGAGGGGAAGAGAGTGGTCGTGGTTGGCATTGGAAATTCTGGAGCAGATGTGGCAAGCGAGATCAGTCGCGTCGCTGAACAG GTTTTTCTCAGCACAAGACGAGGGGCATGGATATGGAACCGAGTTTGGGATAACGGGAATCCTATGGACGCCACGCTCTTCACTCGTTATAATAGAGCTGTCCAAAAGATCTCCCCCAAATTCCTGATCAACAGGCAAATAGAGAACAAGTTAAACTTGAGGTTTGACCACGCCAATTATGGACTGAAGCCTCAGCACAG AATTCTTGACCACCGAACGGTGTTTAGTGATGACCTGCCAAATCGCATCATTATTGGAAAAGTGCAGATAAAACCAAACGTGAAAGAGTTCACCTCAACATCGGTCATCTTTGAGGATGGAACTGAGGAGACCGTAGACGTTGTCATCTTTGCCACGGGCTACACTTTGTCCTTCCCTTTCTTGCACGACGAACCAACTGTCGTGGACAGCCAGTACTCCATGTTTAAATTCGTCTTCCCTCCTGGGTTAGAGAAGCCGACTCTAGCTTTCATTGGCATCATCCAGCCAGCTGGCGCCATCATCCCTACATCAGAGCTCCAAAGCCGATGGGTTGTGCAAGTCTTCACCG GACTGAAAAAGTTGCCCTCAAAGAAAGACATGATGGCTGACATCAACAGAAAGAGACGGAAAATAGCCAAAGA CTTTAGGAAAAGCCCCAAAGACTTTCGTCACGTTCAGTTCATCGACTACATGGATGAAATTGCTTCGGAGTTAGGGGTCAAACCcaacctgctctctctcttcctctgggaTACAAAGCTGGCCAAGGAGATTTTCTGCGGTCCCTGCACCTCCTACCAGTACCGTCTCCAGGGCCCCGGGAAATGGGCTGGGGCTCGGGCAGCCATCCTCACTCAGAGAGAAAGAATGCTCAAACCCCTGAGAACCCGGGCTCTCAAACCCTCTCAGGCCTCCCTCTCTCGTCTTTTCTGGGTCAAAAGTATCGgtgttgtcttctttttctttgtttccctgtTAGCTATCGTGCAAATCACAAGTCGTTAA